In Phyllobacterium zundukense, one DNA window encodes the following:
- a CDS encoding YdcH family protein, whose protein sequence is MSDQDQADIRLAVARLKQEHLDFDAAIQAMIQVGCDQLRIQRMKKKKLIIKDKLIELEDKITPDIIA, encoded by the coding sequence ATGTCCGACCAGGATCAGGCTGACATTCGATTGGCAGTCGCAAGATTGAAACAAGAGCATCTGGATTTCGATGCTGCAATACAAGCAATGATCCAGGTTGGCTGTGACCAGCTTCGTATTCAGCGAATGAAGAAGAAGAAGCTGATCATCAAAGACAAGCTGATCGAGCTCGAAGACAAGATTACGCCCGACATAATCGCCTGA
- a CDS encoding DUF1036 domain-containing protein → MGGSPEGGAPLSSQPVKAKWHSFLAAFLFIFAAGSFIAPEKAHADFRVCNTTQNLVGVALGYRAKTGWITEGWWHVNPSSCTTLVVGPLTSRYYYLYAEDAQSGGRWDGKVNMCVAENQFKITGINDCFARGFQRSGFQEYDTGEQTSWMVQLTEENPPSSPIVTDTPPQ, encoded by the coding sequence ATGGGCGGCAGCCCAGAGGGGGGTGCACCCCTTTCCTCGCAACCTGTCAAAGCAAAGTGGCATAGCTTTCTCGCGGCTTTTTTATTCATATTTGCAGCGGGCAGTTTCATAGCCCCCGAAAAGGCCCATGCGGATTTTCGCGTGTGCAACACCACGCAAAATCTCGTCGGCGTGGCGCTCGGCTACCGGGCGAAGACCGGCTGGATCACCGAAGGCTGGTGGCACGTCAATCCCTCGTCCTGCACGACGCTTGTCGTCGGGCCGCTGACCTCGCGCTATTACTATCTCTATGCGGAAGACGCGCAAAGCGGCGGGCGCTGGGATGGCAAAGTGAACATGTGTGTCGCCGAAAACCAGTTCAAGATTACCGGCATCAACGACTGTTTCGCCCGCGGATTTCAGCGTTCAGGCTTTCAGGAGTATGATACCGGCGAACAGACAAGCTGGATGGTCCAGCTTACGGAAGAAAATCCTCCCTCATCTCCAATTGTAACGGATACCCCTCCTCAATGA
- a CDS encoding N-formylglutamate amidohydrolase — protein MPFSPFHLVDGDQARGLVLLADHASRDLPQEYGSLGLPPSQFERHIAYDIGVEQLTRRLAAMLDVPAVLGGFSRLLIDPNRGEDDPTLIMRLSDGAIIPGNNPMPIEEREKRLDEFYRPYHRAVAQTIDAVSEASGKAPLIISIHSFTAFWKTTPRPWHAGILWDKDPRAVVPLLEGLRADPQLIVGDNEPYDGALRNDTMFQHCIVPGLAHALIEVRQDLIAEETGVAHWADRLAPILEAMNADPDMHEARQFGSRTGPIEEVYDE, from the coding sequence ATGCCGTTTTCTCCCTTTCATCTTGTCGATGGCGATCAGGCGCGGGGCCTCGTGTTGCTCGCCGACCATGCCAGCCGCGATCTGCCGCAGGAATACGGCTCGCTCGGGCTGCCTCCTTCGCAGTTCGAACGGCATATCGCTTACGATATCGGCGTTGAACAATTGACGCGGAGGCTCGCGGCTATGTTGGATGTTCCGGCCGTCCTTGGCGGGTTCTCGCGACTGCTGATCGATCCCAACCGCGGCGAGGACGACCCGACGCTGATCATGCGGCTTTCCGACGGGGCGATCATTCCGGGCAACAATCCGATGCCCATCGAGGAGCGCGAGAAGCGCCTCGATGAATTCTACCGGCCCTATCACCGGGCGGTTGCGCAAACGATCGATGCGGTGAGCGAGGCAAGCGGCAAGGCGCCGCTGATCATCTCGATCCATTCCTTCACCGCCTTCTGGAAGACCACGCCGCGCCCCTGGCATGCGGGTATTCTATGGGACAAGGATCCGCGCGCGGTTGTGCCGCTGCTCGAAGGCCTGCGAGCCGACCCGCAGCTGATTGTCGGGGACAACGAGCCCTATGACGGCGCCTTGCGCAACGACACCATGTTCCAGCATTGCATCGTCCCTGGTCTTGCCCATGCGCTGATCGAGGTACGGCAGGACCTGATTGCCGAGGAGACAGGCGTCGCCCATTGGGCGGATCGCCTCGCGCCGATCCTTGAAGCGATGAATGCGGACCCCGATATGCATGAAGCCAGACAATTCGGCTCCCGAACCGGGCCCATCGAGGAGGTTTACGATGAATGA
- the ykgO gene encoding type B 50S ribosomal protein L36, whose amino-acid sequence MKIKNSLKALKGRHRDNQLVRRKGRMYIINKTAPRFKARQG is encoded by the coding sequence ATGAAGATCAAGAATTCCCTCAAGGCTCTCAAGGGCCGTCATCGTGACAATCAGCTGGTCCGTCGCAAGGGCCGTATGTACATCATCAACAAGACCGCTCCGCGCTTCAAAGCACGCCAGGGCTGA
- a CDS encoding DUF1244 domain-containing protein codes for MNELTEDQRIALEAAAFRRLVEHLRTRSDVQNIDLMNLAGFCRNCLSNWYREAAEGSGIALSKEESREIVYGEPYADWQAKHQREASDAQKAAFEVNKP; via the coding sequence ATGAATGAACTCACGGAGGATCAGCGCATTGCGCTCGAGGCCGCGGCGTTTCGCCGTCTGGTGGAACATCTGCGGACCCGCAGCGACGTGCAGAACATCGACCTGATGAACCTGGCGGGCTTCTGCCGCAACTGCCTGTCGAACTGGTATCGCGAGGCCGCCGAGGGATCCGGGATCGCACTCTCCAAGGAAGAATCGCGCGAGATCGTCTATGGCGAGCCCTATGCGGACTGGCAGGCCAAACATCAGCGCGAGGCGAGCGACGCGCAGAAGGCCGCTTTCGAGGTGAACAAGCCCTAG
- a CDS encoding DUF1192 domain-containing protein, producing MSLFDEEPRRKIIHDIGQDLSLLSVAELDERIALLRSEITRLEEERSRKGDSKVAAEALFR from the coding sequence ATGTCACTTTTCGATGAGGAACCCAGGCGCAAGATTATTCACGACATTGGTCAAGACCTTTCACTGCTATCCGTAGCGGAGCTTGACGAACGGATTGCGCTGCTGCGTTCGGAAATCACGCGGTTGGAAGAAGAACGGTCGCGCAAGGGTGATAGCAAGGTCGCAGCCGAGGCGCTTTTCCGCTGA
- a CDS encoding S8 family peptidase, producing MSFDATAAAISARTLAPFRKRLNSTALTALLLAATATGASADGRYFMAPLVPGGPMQMTDDLEKAAASWVTTEFTDTGVLSKLLAQYAYAFGARGQGARIGVMDGGLWTGHDEFTRQKIENIHSEGKFEITLHNAGGKPFAKAGDSFSVDGLWYGPTDLVPLMDRHPQFTAGTILARRNGTGSHGIAFDSTIYVAQSGELIYKDEQGSLDNNVIEAKEKDPELFRQSMQELVKAGAQVILLEMQLLPKPRNADTQGWFVDLMRQYAGGKGGTLLTAMEDAAKAGVVHVVAAGNYNPDTPWIAAALPVFRPELEKSWIAVVEDETKSNPCGPARFFCIAGYSNIYAPTTEADEYDIYTGTSGASAVTAASMGVLLSRYPYLQATAVRDILLTTAKDIGDPGVDAKTGWGLIDLKKSMSGPAQFLGRFEANLPAGLSDTWSNAISQDVLSQRRQEDSKEISDWDKKKEERGWQSGVTEAQTKINLVKDFGGSRLVAAEDLIKAVLKLTPPGTSISALGQLISAQEVLKADPIATGIWKGFTAKYTKWSSSKTALADYTSFRASAEGANNVIIDAILSDRVVADTMENEITQTRINAHPRPTMPA from the coding sequence ATGTCTTTTGACGCCACAGCTGCGGCTATTTCCGCGCGCACGCTTGCACCCTTTCGCAAACGTCTGAACAGCACAGCGCTTACCGCCCTGCTGCTTGCTGCAACCGCAACAGGCGCATCGGCGGATGGCAGATATTTCATGGCCCCTCTCGTACCGGGCGGCCCAATGCAAATGACCGATGATCTGGAAAAGGCGGCGGCAAGCTGGGTAACGACGGAATTCACGGATACCGGTGTCTTGAGTAAACTGCTTGCCCAATATGCCTATGCTTTCGGCGCAAGAGGCCAAGGCGCCAGGATCGGCGTCATGGATGGCGGGCTCTGGACCGGGCATGACGAATTTACCAGACAGAAGATCGAGAACATTCACAGCGAAGGCAAGTTCGAGATCACATTGCATAATGCGGGGGGAAAGCCCTTTGCCAAGGCGGGCGATTCCTTCTCGGTCGACGGCCTCTGGTATGGCCCTACGGATCTCGTTCCATTGATGGACAGGCACCCGCAGTTTACGGCAGGCACGATCCTGGCGCGGCGCAATGGCACCGGTTCCCACGGTATCGCTTTTGACAGTACCATTTATGTCGCTCAGTCCGGCGAACTGATTTACAAGGACGAACAGGGCAGCCTCGATAATAATGTCATTGAGGCCAAGGAAAAGGACCCCGAGCTTTTTCGCCAATCCATGCAGGAGCTTGTCAAGGCGGGTGCACAGGTGATTTTGCTCGAAATGCAACTGCTGCCAAAGCCGCGCAACGCAGATACACAAGGATGGTTTGTCGATCTCATGCGACAATATGCGGGCGGCAAGGGTGGAACACTGCTGACCGCGATGGAAGATGCGGCGAAGGCCGGAGTGGTTCATGTCGTTGCCGCCGGCAATTATAACCCTGATACACCGTGGATCGCCGCTGCCTTGCCAGTTTTCCGCCCGGAACTAGAAAAATCATGGATTGCGGTTGTGGAGGATGAGACAAAGTCAAACCCCTGCGGGCCCGCGCGTTTTTTTTGTATTGCGGGCTATTCCAATATCTATGCACCCACAACGGAAGCAGATGAATATGATATTTATACCGGGACTTCGGGGGCATCTGCCGTTACCGCTGCTTCCATGGGTGTTCTTCTCAGCCGTTACCCCTATCTGCAAGCGACAGCGGTGCGCGATATCTTGCTGACAACGGCCAAGGATATAGGCGATCCCGGGGTTGATGCAAAGACCGGCTGGGGCTTGATCGACCTGAAGAAAAGCATGTCCGGTCCCGCCCAGTTTCTCGGGCGCTTCGAGGCCAATCTGCCTGCCGGATTGAGCGACACCTGGAGCAACGCTATTTCACAGGATGTGCTGTCCCAGCGCCGGCAAGAGGATTCGAAGGAAATCTCTGATTGGGACAAGAAGAAGGAGGAGCGTGGCTGGCAGAGCGGTGTGACGGAAGCACAAACCAAAATCAATCTGGTGAAAGATTTCGGCGGCAGCAGACTGGTTGCTGCTGAGGACCTTATCAAAGCAGTACTCAAATTGACTCCCCCCGGCACCTCCATTTCTGCTCTTGGGCAATTGATTTCAGCTCAAGAAGTTCTCAAGGCCGATCCAATCGCCACCGGAATCTGGAAAGGCTTTACTGCCAAATACACGAAATGGTCGTCTTCCAAAACGGCGCTGGCCGACTATACCAGTTTCAGAGCCTCAGCAGAGGGTGCAAACAATGTTATCATCGACGCTATATTGTCCGATCGCGTTGTTGCAGACACGATGGAAAATGAAATCACGCAAACGCGTATTAACGCGCATCCAAGACCTACGATGCCGGCCTGA
- a CDS encoding YdcH family protein, which yields MAIESHLETLERKHGALEKEISDALLSPASDDLKISDMKRRKLMLKEQIEKLKSVVTHH from the coding sequence ATGGCCATTGAGTCTCATCTTGAAACGCTTGAACGTAAGCATGGAGCGCTCGAAAAGGAAATTTCCGACGCGCTGTTAAGTCCCGCCTCCGACGACCTGAAGATCAGCGATATGAAACGTCGCAAGCTTATGCTCAAGGAGCAAATTGAAAAACTGAAGTCAGTCGTCACTCATCATTAA
- the pyk gene encoding pyruvate kinase — translation MRRRRKVKILATLGPASSDEAMIRKLFEAGADVFRINMSHASHDLMRELVRRLRNVEKEVGRPIGILADLQGPKLRVGKFKDGKADLVAGQTFTLDDNDTPGDNTRVFLPHPEILEAVEPGHRLLIDDGKLALVAEASDGKHIRCRVVSGTKISDKKGVSLPDTTLGVGALTEKDRRDLDAVLQEEIDWVALSFIQRPEDLAEVRKISRGRVALLSKIEKPQAVTRLDEIIELSDALMVARGDLGVEMPLESVPGIQKQIIRACRRAGKPVVVATQMLESMITAAVPTRAEVSDVATAVFEGADAVMLSAESAAGDYPVEAVSTMARIAEEVERDPNYPGIIHAQRPEPNATGADAISLAARQIAETLNLSAIVTYTASGTTGLRAARERPLLPIIALSPVVETARKLSLVWGLHCVVTEDATDLDDMVDRACHIAYQEEFGNPGDRIIISAGVPLRTPGSTNMLRIAYIGSDGLTGI, via the coding sequence ATGAGACGCCGCCGTAAGGTCAAAATCCTAGCCACCCTGGGTCCCGCTTCCTCCGACGAAGCCATGATCCGCAAGCTGTTCGAAGCCGGTGCGGACGTGTTCCGCATCAATATGAGCCATGCCAGCCACGACCTGATGCGCGAACTCGTGCGCCGCCTGCGCAATGTCGAGAAGGAAGTGGGCCGCCCCATCGGCATTCTCGCCGATCTGCAGGGACCCAAGCTGCGCGTTGGTAAGTTCAAGGACGGCAAGGCCGATCTCGTTGCCGGCCAGACCTTTACCCTCGATGACAACGATACGCCGGGCGACAACACCCGCGTGTTCCTGCCGCATCCGGAAATTCTCGAAGCCGTTGAGCCTGGCCATCGCTTGCTGATCGATGATGGCAAGCTGGCGCTGGTCGCCGAAGCCTCCGATGGCAAGCATATCCGCTGCCGTGTCGTTTCCGGCACCAAGATTTCCGACAAGAAGGGCGTCAGCCTGCCCGATACGACGCTCGGCGTCGGCGCCCTGACCGAAAAGGACCGGCGCGACCTCGATGCGGTCCTGCAGGAAGAAATCGACTGGGTAGCCCTGTCCTTCATCCAGCGGCCGGAGGATCTTGCCGAAGTACGCAAGATCTCGCGCGGTCGCGTTGCCCTCCTGTCGAAGATCGAAAAGCCGCAGGCCGTCACCCGCCTCGACGAGATCATCGAACTCTCCGACGCCCTGATGGTTGCCCGCGGCGATCTCGGTGTCGAAATGCCGCTTGAATCGGTTCCGGGCATCCAGAAGCAGATCATCCGCGCCTGCCGCCGGGCTGGCAAGCCGGTCGTCGTCGCCACACAGATGCTGGAGTCGATGATCACCGCCGCTGTCCCGACACGTGCCGAGGTTTCGGACGTTGCCACCGCCGTGTTCGAAGGTGCCGACGCCGTCATGCTCTCGGCCGAATCCGCCGCCGGCGATTATCCTGTCGAAGCGGTGTCGACCATGGCCCGTATCGCCGAGGAGGTCGAGCGCGACCCGAACTATCCCGGCATCATCCATGCCCAGCGCCCCGAGCCCAACGCGACCGGCGCCGATGCGATCTCGCTCGCGGCCCGCCAGATCGCCGAAACGCTCAACCTCTCGGCGATCGTTACCTATACCGCCTCAGGTACAACCGGCCTGCGCGCAGCACGCGAACGGCCGCTCTTGCCGATCATCGCGCTGTCGCCGGTCGTCGAAACCGCGCGCAAGCTTTCGCTCGTCTGGGGGTTGCACTGCGTTGTGACGGAAGACGCCACCGACCTCGATGACATGGTCGACCGTGCCTGCCACATCGCCTATCAGGAAGAGTTCGGCAATCCTGGTGACCGCATCATCATCTCGGCCGGCGTGCCGCTGCGTACACCCGGCTCGACCAACATGCTGCGCATTGCCTATATCGGCTCCGACGGGCTGACCGGTATCTAG
- a CDS encoding ArsR/SmtB family transcription factor has product MVETDAFAAISDPNRRYLLEELRRGPKTVNELALGLPISRPAVSQHLKALLDARLVKVKSEGTRRIYAVDDSGFFHLNLWLDQFWSE; this is encoded by the coding sequence ATGGTCGAAACGGATGCCTTCGCAGCAATTTCTGATCCGAACCGCCGCTATCTCCTCGAGGAGCTTAGACGCGGACCAAAAACCGTGAACGAACTGGCACTCGGATTGCCGATTTCGCGCCCTGCCGTATCCCAGCATCTCAAGGCCCTTCTTGACGCGCGACTGGTGAAGGTCAAGTCGGAAGGCACGCGCCGCATCTATGCGGTAGATGACAGCGGGTTTTTTCACCTGAATCTGTGGCTCGATCAGTTCTGGAGCGAGTAA
- the purE gene encoding 5-(carboxyamino)imidazole ribonucleotide mutase: MADKRADVAIIMGSQSDWATMRHAAETLDTLGISHDDRIVSAHRTPDRLVDFAKGARKAGFKVIIAGAGGAAHLPGMAASMTPLPVFGVPVESKALSGQDSLLSIVQMPAGIPVGTLAIGRAGAVNAALLAAAVLALHDDALAKRLDDFRQAQSDKVAMRPSDEA; the protein is encoded by the coding sequence ATGGCAGACAAACGCGCTGACGTCGCAATCATCATGGGAAGCCAGTCTGATTGGGCGACCATGCGCCACGCCGCCGAAACGCTGGATACGCTCGGCATTTCCCACGATGATCGCATCGTTTCCGCGCACAGGACGCCTGACAGGCTCGTGGACTTTGCTAAGGGTGCACGCAAAGCCGGGTTCAAGGTCATCATCGCCGGCGCGGGCGGCGCCGCGCACCTGCCGGGCATGGCGGCATCGATGACACCTCTGCCCGTGTTCGGCGTGCCGGTCGAATCAAAAGCGCTTTCCGGGCAGGATTCTCTTCTTTCCATCGTGCAAATGCCCGCCGGTATCCCTGTCGGCACTCTGGCGATCGGCCGGGCAGGCGCGGTCAACGCCGCGTTGCTGGCGGCGGCGGTTCTCGCCCTCCATGACGATGCCCTGGCGAAGCGGCTCGACGATTTCCGGCAGGCGCAAAGCGACAAGGTCGCGATGAGACCTTCTGACGAGGCATAG
- a CDS encoding 5-(carboxyamino)imidazole ribonucleotide synthase, whose translation MISPGSTIGIIGGGQLGRMLAMAAARLGYRTVILEPQGDCPAAQVANEHIVAAYDDPNALEQLAELSDVITYEFENVPVDSAELLNESKAVFPPPEALKVSQDRVAEKRFLNNAGIQTAQWRIVENEGDLEAALLAFDGKGILKTRRFGYDGKGQIKFTGAKREKAKSGFAAIGSVPSILEALVDFTREISVIAARDAAGNIKIYDIAENVHKDGILATSTVPVSVSSTIAGLAADSARKLLEGLKYVGVVGMEFFVLANGTLLANEFAPRVHNSGHWTEAACAVSQFEQHIRAITGLPLGDPRRHSDCVMENLIGDDIDKVPALLQEAGAVVHLYGKAEARPGRKMGHVTRITKRL comes from the coding sequence ATGATTTCTCCAGGATCGACAATTGGTATTATCGGCGGTGGTCAGCTTGGGCGGATGCTTGCCATGGCGGCGGCGCGGCTAGGTTACAGGACCGTCATTCTCGAACCGCAGGGCGATTGTCCTGCGGCTCAGGTTGCGAACGAGCATATTGTGGCCGCCTATGATGATCCGAACGCGCTCGAACAACTCGCCGAACTCAGCGACGTCATCACCTACGAATTCGAGAACGTTCCGGTGGATTCGGCGGAATTGCTCAATGAAAGCAAGGCGGTCTTCCCCCCGCCCGAGGCCTTGAAAGTCTCGCAGGATCGCGTCGCCGAGAAACGCTTTCTCAACAATGCCGGCATCCAGACCGCGCAATGGCGCATTGTTGAGAATGAAGGAGATCTCGAGGCAGCGCTGCTTGCCTTTGACGGCAAGGGCATCCTGAAGACGCGCCGCTTCGGTTATGATGGCAAGGGCCAGATCAAGTTCACCGGCGCAAAGCGCGAGAAAGCAAAATCCGGCTTTGCCGCGATTGGCAGCGTTCCCTCCATCCTTGAAGCACTGGTTGATTTCACACGCGAGATTTCAGTGATCGCGGCACGCGATGCGGCAGGGAACATCAAGATCTACGATATTGCCGAGAACGTGCATAAGGACGGCATTCTCGCGACGTCAACCGTGCCTGTTTCGGTCTCCTCGACCATTGCGGGTCTGGCGGCCGATTCGGCGCGCAAGCTGCTCGAAGGGCTGAAATATGTCGGCGTGGTCGGCATGGAATTCTTCGTTCTCGCCAATGGTACATTGCTTGCCAACGAATTTGCGCCGCGTGTGCACAATTCCGGACACTGGACCGAGGCCGCCTGCGCCGTATCACAATTCGAGCAGCATATCAGGGCGATCACCGGCCTTCCGCTCGGCGATCCAAGGCGTCATTCCGATTGTGTCATGGAAAATCTGATCGGCGACGATATCGACAAAGTACCGGCACTCCTGCAGGAAGCCGGCGCTGTCGTGCACCTCTACGGCAAGGCTGAAGCCCGCCCTGGCCGCAAGATGGGGCATGTCACGCGCATCACGAAAAGACTGTAA
- a CDS encoding autotransporter domain-containing protein: MRLTGQNTYTGDTIINGGLLAVDGSITSKAIINDSGILGGIGSVGSLVANTGGRVSPGNSVGKLTVTGDATFEKGSIFDVEIAADAGAADQLDVTGKVALLGGAVQARIEGETAFFTKDQVVGLFTRSYDILLAGKGIEGTFETVRPQYNYISAVLDYSHKNKVTLGFMLTPDPVLVVDPEIGAPVGAVVDEFVFEPELESVVEDAERAGLARTEAERLKLEALRERVRTLVLVDAKTKNQKNAGDAIKQMDIGDPLLNTVLFSQVGQVLPYDNLTGEVHATLDGVLIEDSHFISTAATDRIRAAFDGVAAKAQPVIAPLAYGAPVKAKGSESFGTFDLAGGSTGSVPAPAATALWGEAYGAFARGISDGNASRYSRSTGGFVTGLDGVVAETWRFGLLAGYGSSSLNGNGRALVDSYQIGLYGGTTWDSLGLRFGANLGHHEIETKRIAIFGGLANEHEASYDAKTVQVFGEIGYEIKTAYAELEPFAGVSHVHLKTDAFEETGDISNLSGEASTTDLTTTTLGLRVSRDFALSESVNVTARGTLGWRHAYGDVTPQQRLAFAGDQAFSVEGLPVAQDTGFVEAGLDLGIGRNTTLGISYSGQFSKSASDNAVKADLTVRF, from the coding sequence TTGCGGCTGACGGGCCAGAACACCTATACCGGCGATACGATCATCAATGGCGGCTTGCTGGCTGTGGACGGGTCGATCACGTCGAAAGCTATCATCAACGACAGCGGCATTCTCGGCGGCATCGGTTCTGTGGGTTCGCTTGTGGCCAATACTGGCGGCAGGGTCTCGCCCGGCAATTCCGTCGGCAAGCTGACAGTGACGGGCGATGCGACCTTCGAAAAGGGCTCGATCTTCGATGTAGAGATTGCGGCGGACGCGGGCGCAGCCGACCAGCTCGACGTAACGGGCAAGGTGGCTCTGCTCGGCGGTGCGGTGCAGGCGCGTATCGAGGGCGAGACAGCCTTCTTTACGAAGGATCAGGTCGTGGGATTATTCACACGCTCCTATGATATTTTGTTGGCTGGCAAGGGGATCGAAGGAACCTTCGAAACGGTGCGGCCGCAGTATAATTATATCAGTGCGGTGCTCGACTATTCCCACAAGAACAAGGTGACCCTCGGCTTCATGCTGACGCCCGATCCGGTTCTCGTTGTCGATCCCGAGATTGGGGCCCCTGTCGGCGCCGTGGTTGACGAGTTTGTTTTCGAGCCTGAGCTTGAATCCGTGGTCGAGGATGCTGAAAGGGCCGGGCTCGCGCGTACCGAGGCGGAACGGCTGAAGCTGGAAGCCTTGCGGGAGCGCGTCAGGACCCTCGTTCTGGTCGATGCGAAAACGAAGAACCAGAAGAACGCCGGCGATGCGATCAAACAGATGGATATTGGCGATCCGCTTTTGAATACGGTGCTGTTCTCGCAGGTGGGGCAGGTCTTGCCCTATGACAATCTGACCGGCGAGGTTCATGCCACTCTGGATGGGGTTCTGATCGAAGACAGCCATTTTATCAGCACCGCTGCGACGGACCGCATTCGCGCTGCCTTCGACGGCGTAGCGGCGAAAGCCCAGCCGGTTATCGCGCCATTGGCTTACGGAGCGCCGGTAAAGGCGAAGGGCAGCGAGTCGTTCGGCACTTTCGATCTCGCCGGGGGCAGCACGGGTTCTGTCCCGGCGCCCGCCGCCACTGCCCTTTGGGGCGAGGCCTATGGTGCCTTTGCTCGTGGGATAAGCGATGGCAATGCGAGCCGCTACAGCCGCAGCACCGGCGGCTTCGTCACCGGGCTCGATGGCGTGGTGGCCGAGACGTGGCGCTTCGGGCTGCTGGCGGGATATGGCAGCTCTTCGCTCAACGGCAATGGCAGGGCTTTGGTGGACAGCTATCAGATCGGGCTCTACGGCGGCACGACCTGGGATAGCCTCGGGTTACGCTTCGGCGCCAATCTCGGCCATCACGAGATCGAGACAAAACGCATCGCGATTTTCGGCGGCCTGGCCAATGAGCATGAAGCTTCCTATGACGCCAAAACCGTGCAGGTCTTCGGTGAGATCGGCTATGAGATCAAAACTGCTTATGCCGAACTCGAACCCTTTGCCGGGGTCAGCCATGTGCATCTGAAGACGGATGCCTTCGAGGAAACCGGCGATATCAGCAACCTTTCTGGCGAAGCCAGTACGACGGATCTGACAACCACGACGCTGGGCCTCAGGGTCTCCCGCGATTTCGCCTTGAGCGAAAGTGTCAACGTAACCGCGCGCGGCACGCTCGGCTGGCGCCATGCTTACGGCGATGTAACGCCGCAGCAGCGCCTTGCGTTCGCGGGCGATCAGGCCTTCAGTGTCGAGGGTCTACCGGTTGCGCAGGATACGGGTTTCGTCGAGGCAGGGCTTGATCTTGGTATCGGCAGGAACACGACGCTCGGAATTTCCTATAGCGGCCAGTTCTCCAAATCCGCCAGCGATAATGCGGTCAAGGCGGATCTGACCGTGCGGTTCTGA
- a CDS encoding MFS transporter, with the protein MASGLHGLLLPLRGGAEGFSTTSLGLLGTAWAGGFITSCLLAPRLVRRVGHVRAFSAFASIAAIVALMTGILVEPTAWIVLRALTGFAMAGSYMVIESWLNERATNANRGQIFGLYMVVNFGSITVGQMMIGFGDVHTGTFFMMSGILFCLALIPTAISTASSPKPLTEVQLDLRALYRNSPVAFLGCILIGVANGAFGTLGAVYGAATGISTTEIALMMSASVMGGALMQIPVGRMSDRTDRRYVLAMVGGAAAVIGLLIFLVAPRHAYVILAMTAIYGGLAYTLYPVAVAHANDFSDSENFVKVTSGLLLLYGFGTMIGPVLGAWAMESISPEGLFAITALAHALIMTHAIIRSRMRAPVPIELRDNFQTVGAERVTPEGVRLDPRAETLPE; encoded by the coding sequence ATGGCATCGGGTTTGCACGGTCTGCTTCTGCCGCTGCGCGGCGGGGCGGAAGGGTTCTCTACAACTTCACTTGGTCTTCTCGGTACGGCATGGGCCGGTGGCTTCATCACCTCCTGCCTGCTTGCGCCGCGGCTCGTCCGCCGTGTCGGCCACGTGCGCGCATTCAGCGCTTTCGCCTCAATCGCTGCGATTGTTGCGCTGATGACCGGTATCCTGGTCGAGCCCACAGCGTGGATCGTGTTGCGTGCGCTGACGGGCTTCGCCATGGCCGGGTCTTACATGGTGATCGAAAGCTGGCTCAACGAGCGGGCAACAAATGCCAATCGCGGACAGATTTTCGGGCTCTATATGGTGGTGAATTTCGGCTCGATCACCGTCGGGCAGATGATGATCGGCTTCGGCGATGTGCACACGGGAACCTTCTTCATGATGTCCGGCATTCTTTTCTGCCTGGCGCTGATCCCGACGGCAATTTCGACGGCAAGCAGTCCGAAACCGCTGACCGAAGTGCAGCTTGACCTCAGGGCGCTCTATCGCAATTCGCCGGTCGCTTTTCTCGGCTGCATCCTGATTGGTGTTGCCAATGGTGCGTTCGGCACGCTTGGCGCGGTCTATGGCGCGGCGACCGGCATATCGACCACGGAAATCGCGTTGATGATGAGTGCGTCGGTCATGGGCGGGGCCCTGATGCAGATTCCGGTAGGCCGTATGTCGGACCGTACCGACCGGCGATATGTGCTCGCCATGGTCGGCGGCGCTGCGGCGGTAATAGGTCTGCTGATCTTTCTGGTTGCGCCGCGACATGCATACGTCATTCTGGCGATGACCGCGATCTATGGTGGCCTTGCCTACACCCTCTATCCCGTCGCTGTTGCTCATGCGAATGATTTCTCGGACTCGGAAAATTTCGTCAAAGTCACAAGCGGGCTTTTGCTCCTCTACGGCTTCGGCACGATGATCGGCCCGGTTCTCGGTGCCTGGGCGATGGAGAGCATCTCGCCCGAAGGGTTGTTTGCGATAACTGCCCTGGCGCACGCCTTGATCATGACCCACGCAATCATCCGCTCTCGCATGCGTGCGCCGGTACCCATCGAGCTGAGGGATAATTTTCAGACGGTTGGCGCGGAACGCGTTACCCCCGAAGGTGTCAGGCTTGATCCGCGCGCCGAGACGCTGCCCGAGTGA